In Saccharomyces cerevisiae S288C chromosome XV, complete sequence, the following proteins share a genomic window:
- a CDS encoding uncharacterized protein (hypothetical protein; green fluorescent protein (GFP)-fusion protein localizes to the vacuole; YOR292C is not an essential gene), translated as MPLQLFGRDQIVVHYDNGNMSNDDQNHQSVLGSWTRRAAAALRTLMNKRIQRITLTHWLLLVIWVTSLWKFTSHYRQLYANSAVFATLCTNILLFGISDILAQSIACFYSYHVDPIPQILNDTFHHVQNNRDVENGGGYESDELSIFNDFTSEHSSYTDNDDYPELDRPLATFKTDTFDFFRWGCFMFWGFFISFFQAPWYKFLNFFYTEDPTVVQVFERVLSDQLLYSPISLYCFFMFSNYVMEGGDKDTLGKKIQRLYISTLGCNYLVWPMVQFINFLIMPRDFQAPFSSSVGVVWNCFLSMRNASK; from the coding sequence ATGCCTCTTCAACTTTTTGGCAGGGATCAGATCGTTGTACATTATGATAACGGCAACATGAGTAACGATGACCAGAATCACCAAAGTGTTCTCGGATCTTGGACAAGAAGGGCAGCAGCAGCATTAAGAACGTTAATGAACAAGCGAATACAACGTATAACACTTACGCACTGGTTGCTGTTAGTCATATGGGTTACTAGCCTATGGAAATTTACCAGTCATTATAGACAGCTGTATGCTAATTCTGCTGTTTTTGCAACTTTATGCACGAACATTCTTTTATTTGGGATATCTGACATACTAGCACAAAGTATAGCCTGCTTTTATTCATATCACGTGGACCCTATACCGCAAATACTTAACGATACCTTTCATCATGTTCAGAACAACCGTGATGTAGAAAATGGAGGAGGTTATGAAAGTGATGAGCTATCTATCTTCAATGATTTTACCTCGGAACATAGCTCCTACACGGATAACGACGACTATCCTGAACTTGATAGGCCATTAGCTACTTTCAAAACGGACACATTTGACTTCTTCAGGTGGGGGTGTTTTATGTTCTGGGGATTTTTTATATCATTTTTCCAGGCTCCTTGGTACAAGttcttgaatttcttttacaCTGAAGATCCGACAGTGGTACAGGTTTTTGAAAGGGTTCTTTCGGATCAGCTCCTTTATTCGCCAATCTCTCTctattgtttctttatGTTCTCAAACTATGTGATGGAAGGTGGAGATAAGGACACCCTTGGCAAGAAAATCCAAAGGCTATATATATCTACGCTTGGTTGTAACTATCTGGTGTGGCCAATGGTACAATTCATTAATTTCCTTATAATGCCTAGAGATTTCCAAGCACCTTTTAGCTCTTCAGTTGGAGTGGTATGGAATTGCTTCCTTTCGATGAGAAATGCGTCTAAATAg
- the RPS10A gene encoding 40S ribosomal protein eS10 RPS10A (Protein component of the small (40S) ribosomal subunit; homologous to mammalian ribosomal protein S10, no bacterial homolog; RPS10A has a paralog, RPS10B, that arose from the whole genome duplication; mutations in the human homolog associated with Diamond-Blackfan anemia), with protein MLMPKEDRNKIHQYLFQEGVVVAKKDFNQAKHEEIDTKNLYVIKALQSLTSKGYVKTQFSWQYYYYTLTEEGVEYLREYLNLPEHIVPGTYIQERNPTQRPQRRY; from the exons ATGTTGATGCCAAAGGAAGACAGAAACAAGATCCACCAATACTTATTCCAAG AAGGTGTTGTTGTCGCCAAGAAGGATTTCAACCAAGCCAAGCACGAAGAAATTGACACCAAGAACTTGTATGTCATTAAGGCTTTACAATCCTTGACTTCTAAGGGTTACGTCAAGACTCAATTCTCATGGCAATACTACTACTACACCTTGACTGAAGAAGGTGTTGAATACTTGAGAGAATACTTGAACTTGCCAGAACACATTGTTCCAGGTACCTacattcaagaaagaaaccCAACTCAAAGACCACAAAGAAGATATTAA
- the YPK9 gene encoding putative acid anhydride hydrolase (Vacuolar protein; involved in oxidative stress response and modulation of replicative lifespan; targeted to vacuole via AP-3 pathway; undergoes autophosphorylation, which is abolished by mutation of Asp781 in catalytic motif (D781N); P5 ATPase subfamily member with similarity to yeast Spf1p and homology to human ATP13A2 (PARK9), mutations in which are associated with Parkinson disease and Kufor-Rakeb syndrome) translates to MDIPSSNQIQHGQRSERNRRMPRASFSSTATTSTAATLTSAMVLDQNNSEPYAGATFEAVPSSIVSFHHPHSFQSSNLPSPHSSGNLEQRGRRLTESEPLVLSSAEQSRSSSRNPSHFRFFTQEQISNAEGASTLENTDYDMAWDATPAYEQDRIYGTGLSSRRSSIRSFSRASSLSNAKSYGSFSKRGRSGSRAPQRLGENSDTGFVYHSATHSSSSLSRYTTRERIPIELESQTDEILEDESSTHSLESSDSRRSASENNRGSFSGHDDVHNQHSEYLKPDYHEKFYPQYAPNLHYQRFYIAEEDLVIGIAAYQTSKFWYIIYNLCCFLTFGLVYLLTRWLPHLKVKLYGVKVPLAKAEWVVIENEFGEFVIQPIDRQWYNRPLSTVLPFENYPNPSYEPNDINLSHHHANEINPNVPILITFEYRYIKFIYSPLDDLFKTNNNWIDPDWVDLSTVSNGLTKGVQEDRELAFGKNQINLRMKTTSEILFNEVLHPFYVFQVFSIILWGIDEYYYYAACIFLISVLSIFDSLNEQKKVSRNLAEMSHFHCDVRVLRDKFWTTISSSELVPGDIYEVSDPNITILPCDSILLSSDCIVNESMLTGESVPVSKFPATEETMYQLCDDFQSTQISSFVSKSFLYNGTNIIRARIAPGQTAALAMVVRTGFSTTKGSLVRSMVFPKPTGFKFYRDSFKYIGFMSLIAIFGFCVSCVQFIKLGLDKKTMILRALDIITIVVPPALPATLTIGTNFALSRLKEKGIFCISPTRLNISGKIDVMCFDKTGTLTEDGLDVLGVQISEPNGVRGQKFGELLSDIRQVFPKFSLNDCSSPLDFKSRNFFMSLLTCHSLRSVDGNLLGDPLDFKMFQFTGWSFEEDFQKRAFHSLYEGRHEDDVFPENSEIIPAVVHPDSNNRENTFTDNDPHNFLGVVRSFEFLSELRRMSVIVKTNNDDVYWSFTKGAPEVISEICNKSTLPADFEEVLRCYTHNGYRVIACAGKTLPKRTWLYSQKVSREEVESNLEFLGFIIFQNKLKKETSETLKSLQDANIRTIMCTGDNILTAISVGREAGLIQCSRVYVPSINDTPLHGEPVIVWRDVNEPDKILDTKTLKPVKLGNNSVESLRECNYTLAVSGDVFRLLFRDENEIPEEYLNEILLNSSIYARMSPDEKHELMIQLQKLDYTVGFCGDGANDCGALKAADVGISLSEAEASVAAPFTSKIFNISCVLDVIREGRAALVTSFACFQYMSLYSAIQFITITILYSRGSNLGDFQFLYIDLLLIVPIAICMSWSKSYEKIDKKRPSANLVSPKILVPLLISVFLVFLFQFIPWIIVQKMSWYIKPIVGGDDAVQSSDNTVLFFVSNFQYILTAIVLSVGPPYREPMSKNFEFIVDITVSIGASLLLMTLDTESYLGKMLQLTPISNSFTMFIIVWVILNYYAQLYIPPSIKGWLKKKKSSKKYKLLIQEEMKLKEV, encoded by the coding sequence ATGGATATTCCCTCTTCAAACCAAATTCAACATGGCCAAAGGAGTGAAAGGAACCGAAGAATGCCGAGggcttctttttcttctacagCCACTACTTCTACGGCGGCCACATTGACTTCCGCGATGGTACTGGATCAGAACAATTCGGAACCGTACGCAGGTGCAACATTCGAAGCCGTGCCAAGTTCTATTGTATCATTCCATCACCctcattcttttcaatcAAGCAACCTCCCAAGTCCGCATTCTTCAGGGAACCTAGAGCAGAGAGGCCGCCGATTGACTGAATCAGAGCCTTTAGTATTATCCTCGGCTGAACAGTCTCGAAGCTCTTCTAGAAACCCTTCTCATTTTCGATTTTTCACTCAGGAGCAAATATCCAATGCTGAAGGCGCTTCCACGTTAGAAAATACAGATTATGACATGGCCTGGGATGCCACCCCCGCTTATGAACAAGATAGAATCTATGGTACGGGCCTATCTTCCAGGCGTTCTTCTATTCGAAGTTTTTCCAGAGCATCATCTCTCTCAAATGCAAAGTCTTATGGATCTTTCAGTAAGAGGGGTCGCTCTGGTTCAAGGGCACCACAAAGGCTGGGAGAAAATTCTGACACTGGGTTCGTTTATCATTCCGCTACACATTCATCATCCAGTTTATCGAGATATACGACCAGAGAAAGAATTCCTATTGAACTAGAAAGTCAAACAGATGAAATACTAGAAGACGAGTCTTCTACACATTCTTTAGAATCTTCAGATAGTAGGCGATCTGCAAGCGAAAATAATAGAGGAAGCTTTTCTGGTCATGATGATGTTCATAATCAGCATAGCGAATATCTAAAACCTGACTATCATGAAAAGTTTTATCCACAGTATGCACCAAACTTGCATTACCAAAGGTTTTACATTGCGGAAGAGGATTTAGTTATTGGTATCGCTGCTTACCAGACCTCAAAATTCTGGTATATTATTTACAACCTGTGCTGCTTCTTGACTTTCGGATTAGTTTATCTTTTAACGAGATGGCTTCCCCATCTCAAAGTTAAATTATATGGCGTGAAAGTGCCATTGGCTAAAGCAGAATGGGTCGTGATAGAAAATGAGTTTGGTGAGTTTGTCATACAACCTATCGATCGACAGTGGTATAATAGACCATTAAGTACTGTTTtaccttttgaaaattacCCTAATCCGTCATATGAACCAAATGATATCAATTTGAGCCACCACCATGCCAATGAAATTAATCCAAATGTGCCTATCTTGATCACATTTGAATACAGATATATTAAGTTCATATATTCACCGCTCGATGATCTCTTTAAAACTAACAATAACTGGATAGATCCTGACTGGGTGGATTTAAGTACCGTATCAAATGGTTTAACTAAGGGGGTTCAAGAAGATAGAGAACTTGCGTTTGGtaaaaatcaaattaaTTTGAGAATGAAAACTACttcagaaattttattCAATGAAGTGTTGCATCCGTTTTATGTCTTTCAAGTATTTTCGATAATTTTGTGGGGCATTGATGAATACTACTACTACGCCGCatgcatttttttgatttctgtACTGTCTATTTTTGATTCATTGAATGAACAGAAGAAAGTATCGAGAAACTTAGCTGAAATGTCGCACTTTCATTGTGACGTTCGTGTTTTGAGGGATAAGTTTTGGACAACGATAAGCTCATCAGAACTAGTTCCGGGCGATATATATGAAGTATCTGACCCAAATATAACAATATTGCCTTGTGACTCTATTCTTCTGTCCAGTGATTGTATAGTCAATGAATCCATGCTAACTGGTGAATCTGTGCCCGTTTCGAAATTTCCAGCTACGGAAGAAACAATGTACCAATTATGTGACGACTTCCAGAGCACCCAAATATCGAGTTTTGTTTCCAAATCCTTCTTGTATAATGGTACAAATATAATTAGAGCAAGAATTGCCCCCGGGCAAACCGCCGCTTTGGCGATGGTTGTAAGGACAGGATTCTCAACAACAAAGGGCTCCTTGGTTCGTTCCATGGTTTTCCCAAAACCAACTGGTTTTAAATTCTATAGAGATTCCTTTAAATATATTGGATTCATGTCATTAATCGCAATTTTCGGTTTTTGCGTCAGTTGCGTTCAGTTCATTAAACTTGGTTTAGACAAAAAGACAATGATATTAAGAGCTTTAGATATCATAACAATTGTAGTGCCACCAGCTCTGCCCGCGACTTTAACCATTGGTACCAATTTTGCTTTGAGTAGGTTAAAGGAGAAGGGAATATTTTGTATCTCTCCAACAAGGCTTAACATTAGTGGTAAAATCGATGTTATGTGTTTTGATAAAACTGGAACACTTACCGAAGATGGCTTAGATGTACTTGGAGTACAAATATCGGAGCCAAATGGGGTTAGAGGCCAGAAGTTTGGAGAACTATTGAGTGATATTCGCCAAGTATTTCctaaattttctttgaacgATTGTAGTTCGCCATTAGATTTTAAGTCCAGGAACTTTTTCATGTCATTATTAACATGTCACTCGCTGAGATCAGTTGATGGAAATTTACTCGGTGACCCACTAGACTTTAAAATGTTTCAATTTACCGGTTGGTCATTCGAGGAGGACTTCCAAAAACGAGCATTCCATTCATTATACGAGGGAAGACATGAAGATGATGTTTTCCCAGAAAATTCAGAAATCATTCCTGCGGTAGTTCACCCTGATAGTAATAATAGAGAAAATACGTTTACTGATAATGATCCTCATAATTTTCTAGGGGTGGTGAGAAgctttgaatttttatcTGAGCTGAGACGTATGAGCGTAATTGTTAAAACGAATAATGACGACGTATATTGGTCGTTTACTAAAGGTGCGCCCGAAGTTATTTCAGAAATATGTAATAAATCAACTTTACCTGcagattttgaagaagtacTACGTTGTTACACTCATAACGGATATAGGGTTATTGCATGTGCTGGGAAGACACTTCCAAAAAGAACTTGGTTATATTCCCAAAAAGTATCTAGGGAAGAGGTTGAGTCaaatttggaatttttaggtttcattatcttccaaaataaactaaaaaaagagaCCTCTGAAACTCTGAAAAGTTTACAAGATGCAAACATCAGGACGATAATGTGTACGGGTGATAACATACTTACTGCTATTTCCGTAGGTAGGGAAGCTGGTTTGATACAATGCTCTCGCGTTTATGTTCCATCCATTAATGATACACCCTTGCACGGTGAGCCCGTAATAGTATGGAGGGACGTCAATGAGCCAgataaaattttggatACCAAGACTTTGAAACCTGTCAAGCTGGGGAATAATAGTGTTGAAAGTCTACGTGAGTGTAACTATACTCTTGCAGTTAGCGGCGATGTATTTAGACTGTTGTTCAGAGATGAAAACGAGATACCAGAGGAATACTTAAACGagattttattgaattcaTCAATCTACGCAAGAATGTCGCCTGATGAAAAGCATGAATTGATGATACAGCTGCAGAAGCTAGATTATACAGTTGGGTTCTGTGGTGATGGTGCAAATGATTGTGGGGCACTCAAAGCGGCAGACGTAGGTATTTCCCTTTCGGAGGCTGAAGCTTCAGTTGCTGCTCCGTTCACTTCAAAGATATTTAATATTAGCTGCGTACTTGATGTCATTAGGGAAGGGCGTGCTGCGTTAGTTACATCTTTTGCATGTTTCCAGTACATGAGTTTGTACTCTGCCATCCAATTCATCACTATTACTATACTTTACAGCCGTGGTTCTAATTTGGGAGATTTCCAATTCCTGTACATTGATTTATTGCTGATCGTTCCGATCGCAATTTGCATGTCATGGTCCAAATCCTATGAAAAGATAGATAAAAAGAGGCCTTCCGCTAACCTAGTTTCACCTAAGATTTTGGTTCCTCTTTTGATTAGCGTATTCTTGGTGTTTTTATTCCAGTTCATTCCATGGATAATCGTACAAAAGATGAGCTGGTACATCAAGCCAATCGTTGGGGGCGACGACGCCGTGCAATCTTCAGATAATACCGTATTGTTCTTCGTCtcaaattttcaatatattTTGACTGCTATAGTTTTGTCTGTGGGTCCACCATATAGAGAGCCGATGtcaaaaaactttgaatTTATCGTTGATATCACTGTCTCTATCGGTGCAAGTCTACTGCTAATGACTTTGGATACAGAATCATACCTTGGTAAGATGTTACAGCTGACCCCTATATCAAACAGTTTTACAATGTTTATCATTGTATGGGTGATATTAAATTACTATGCTCAACTGTATATACCGCCATCGATAAAAGGTtggttaaagaaaaagaagagtaGCAAAAAGTATAAACTACTGatacaagaagaaatgaaattaaaagaagTTTAA
- the RRS1 gene encoding ribosome biogenesis protein RRS1 (Essential protein that binds ribosomal protein L11; required for nuclear export of the 60S pre-ribosomal subunit during ribosome biogenesis; localizes to the nucleolus and in foci along nuclear periphery; cooperates with Ebp2p and Mps3p to mediate telomere clustering by binding Sir4p, but is not involved in telomere tethering; mouse homolog shows altered expression in Huntington's disease model mice), translating into MSAEDYKNLPVTVEKPIPVVYDLGNLAAFDSNVLDKNDLDSSNARREEKIKSLTRDNVQLLINQLLSLPMKTTTESVGGTGGQSSVMTLLQLPDPTTDLPREKPLPKAKAMTKWEKFAAKKGIKPKERAGKMIYDEASGEWVPKWGYKGANKKLDDQWLVEVDDKVKGTDNELIDPRTLNRAERKRLVKKNEKQQRRNMKNAL; encoded by the coding sequence ATGTCAGCAGAAGATTACAAGAACTTACCAGTCACCGTTGAAAAGCCTATCCCAGTGGTATACGATTTGGGTAACCTGGCAGCATTCGATAGTAATGTCTTGGATAAAAACGATTTAGATTCTTCGAATGCTAGGCgtgaagaaaagataaagaGTCTTACTCGTGATAATGTTCAGTTACTAATCAATCAACTATTATCACTACCTATGAAAACAACAACGGAGTCTGTAGGTGGCACCGGCGGTCAAAGTTCCGTGATGACCTTGTTGCAGCTTCCTGACCCTACCACTGACTTACCAAGAGAAAAGCCACTGCCAAAGGCTAAGGCTATGACCAAATGGGAGAAGTTTGCAGCTAAGAAGGGTATTAAACCAAAGGAAAGGGCAGGAAAGATGATTTATGATGAGGCATCCGGTGAATGGGTTCCAAAGTGGGGCTACAAGGGCGCAAATAAGAAGTTAGATGATCAATGGTTGGTGGAAGTTGATGATAAAGTAAAAGGCACTGACAATGAATTGATCGATCCAAGAACTTTGAATAGGGCAGAAAGAAAACGTTTAGTCAAGAAGAACGAAAAACAACAAAGGAGAAATATGAAGAATGCCTTATGA
- a CDS encoding uncharacterized protein (hypothetical protein; identified by expression profiling and mass spectrometry) — protein sequence MKLLFLNIIVVRRHLHCKSYRLSPWYIYIYGDYLLYTTEIPYKPFTRQP from the coding sequence atgaaattacTATTTCTGAATATTATAGTCGTGCGCCGCCATTTGCATTGTAAAAGCTACAGACTATCACCAtggtatatatatatatatggtGATTATCTGCTATATACGACAGAAATACCATACAAACCGTTTACTCGGCAACCTTGA
- the UAF30 gene encoding Uaf30p (Subunit of UAF (upstream activation factor) complex; UAF is an RNA polymerase I specific transcription stimulatory factor composed of Uaf30p, Rrn5p, Rrn9p, Rrn10p, histones H3 and H4; targeting factor for the UAF that facilitates activation of many rDNA genes; deletion decreases cellular growth rate; UAF30 has a paralog, TRI1, that arose from the whole genome duplication) — translation MAELNDYSTMIDILLSDMDLETVTTKKVRMALKEVYAIDVESQGKAINKLIRKHLDLVKERPRFERSLEDLLKENATLAIELTKEITVSKRSSGEEKNDSETKGTHVEKKKGTVSKSPISTRKVTLSKSLASLLGEHELTRTEVVRRLWAYIKAHNLQNPNNKKEILCDEKLELILGKSTNMFEMHKILASHMTEPKKISDCPPLIQEVRRKEKPIVSDSEQSDTKGI, via the coding sequence ATGGCTGAATTAAACGATTATAGTACGATGATCGATATTCTTCTCTCTGATATGGATTTGGAAACGGTCACAACTAAAAAGGTTAGGATGGCTTTGAAAGAAGTATATGCAATCGACGTTGAATCACAGGGAAAAGCAATTAACAAATTGATTAGGAAACATCTAGATCTTGTAAAAGAAAGGCCGCGCTTCGAAAGATCTCTTGAGGATCTGCTAAAGGAAAATGCTACTTTGGCGATTGAGCTCACCAAGGAAATTACCGTAAGCAAACGATCATCTGGAGAGGAAAAGAACGATAGCGAAACCAAAGGTACTCATGttgagaagaaaaaagggaCTGTTAGTAAGTCACCTATTTCAACACGAAAAGTTACACTATCTAAATCATTAGCGAGTTTGCTAGGAGAGCATGAATTGACGAGGACCGAAGTAGTACGACGACTCTGGGCATATATTAAAGCGCATAATCTGCAGAATCCTAAcaacaagaaagaaatactGTGCGACGAAAAATTAGAATTAATACTTGGCAAGAGTACCAATATGTTTGAGATGCACAAAATTTTGGCAAGTCATATGACAGAGcctaaaaaaataagcgACTGTCCTCCTCTTATCCAAGAAGTCCGTAGAAAGGAAAAGCCCATCGTTTCAGATTCCGAGCAATCAGATACAAAGGGCATTTGA